A region of Selenomonadales bacterium 4137-cl DNA encodes the following proteins:
- a CDS encoding ABC transporter ATP-binding protein gives MKVVVDHVYKYYEDRHGQQVVALEDIGLTIDEEEFVVLVGPSGCGKSTLLNMVGGLLSPSAGRICVEGLAEDRDPSIGIVFQDVGLFPWRTVAGNIAFGLEEAGLDEAERAERVQYYSALVGLSGFERAYPHQLSGGMRQRVGIARALAIRPDLLLMDEPFSALDAQTRTLMQEELLRIWCATRLSTLYVTHNIQEAVYLADRVVVLSRRPGRIVSVIAIDLPRQGRDGEQHLARFNAYAEQIWGLIRKDAQEALIEGDGG, from the coding sequence ATGAAAGTGGTTGTCGACCATGTCTATAAATACTATGAAGACCGGCACGGCCAGCAAGTCGTAGCCCTGGAAGACATCGGCCTCACCATCGACGAGGAAGAATTCGTCGTGCTTGTGGGGCCCAGCGGCTGCGGCAAATCGACCCTGCTCAACATGGTCGGCGGGCTGCTCAGCCCCAGCGCCGGGCGCATCTGCGTCGAAGGGCTGGCTGAGGACCGGGACCCTTCCATCGGCATAGTCTTCCAGGACGTGGGCCTCTTCCCCTGGCGCACCGTCGCCGGCAACATCGCCTTTGGCCTCGAAGAGGCTGGTCTGGACGAGGCCGAGCGCGCCGAGCGGGTGCAGTACTACAGTGCCCTTGTTGGTCTCAGCGGCTTCGAGCGCGCCTATCCCCACCAGCTCTCCGGCGGCATGCGCCAACGGGTGGGCATCGCCCGCGCCTTGGCCATCCGGCCGGACCTGCTGCTTATGGATGAGCCATTCTCGGCTCTCGACGCCCAGACCCGCACCCTCATGCAGGAAGAACTGCTCCGCATCTGGTGCGCCACCCGCCTCAGCACCCTGTACGTCACCCACAACATCCAGGAAGCCGTCTACCTGGCCGACCGGGTGGTAGTCCTGTCGCGGCGGCCCGGCCGAATCGTCAGCGTCATCGCCATCGACCTGCCGCGCCAGGGGCGCGACGGGGAACAGCACCTCGCCCGTTTCAACGCCTATGCCGAACAAATATGGGGCCTCATCCGCAAAGACGCGCAAGAGGCCCTGATCGAGGGGGACGGCGGATGA
- a CDS encoding ABC transporter substrate-binding protein: MKAKAIGILVGLVTLALVAAGCGSQAPAPADKKVTIGMLKLTSSAPIFIGIEKGFFKEAGVNLEVQWFDAAHPIVVATASNKVAVGATGITASLYNLVAGGQQLAIVADKGREQKGYSSSAIMVRTDLWDKGVRKIEDLKGKRIGITQKGSTFHYMTGRLLETKGLSLADVDLVPLGKLGALMASLQSGQVDAVILNEPNISKVVAAGYGKVVAQVGDVIDYQTSGLFFSPEFLKDRATAVKFLKGYIKATRYYYDAVLIRKDGRSAPGANYEEVVGIIAKYTGAPAADIKSGLPYMDRDGKLLAADIQTQIDWYAAHKMIDKPVKAAQVVNTALWEEASKQVK; encoded by the coding sequence ATGAAAGCCAAGGCAATCGGAATCCTCGTAGGGCTGGTAACGCTCGCGCTCGTGGCCGCCGGCTGCGGCTCGCAGGCGCCGGCGCCTGCGGACAAAAAAGTCACAATCGGCATGCTCAAGCTGACCAGCTCCGCGCCGATCTTCATCGGCATCGAAAAAGGCTTTTTCAAAGAAGCGGGCGTCAATCTCGAAGTCCAGTGGTTCGACGCCGCCCATCCCATCGTCGTGGCCACCGCCTCGAACAAAGTGGCGGTAGGCGCTACCGGCATAACCGCCAGCCTCTACAACCTCGTGGCCGGCGGCCAGCAGTTGGCCATCGTGGCGGACAAAGGCCGTGAACAAAAAGGCTACTCCTCCTCGGCCATCATGGTGCGGACCGACCTGTGGGACAAGGGCGTCCGCAAAATCGAAGACCTCAAAGGCAAACGCATCGGCATCACCCAGAAGGGGTCGACCTTCCACTACATGACCGGACGGCTGCTGGAAACCAAGGGGCTGTCGCTCGCCGACGTCGACCTGGTCCCCCTGGGCAAGCTTGGCGCCCTGATGGCCAGCCTCCAGAGCGGGCAAGTCGACGCCGTCATTTTGAACGAACCCAACATCAGCAAAGTCGTCGCCGCCGGCTACGGCAAAGTCGTCGCCCAGGTGGGAGACGTCATCGACTATCAGACCTCGGGGCTCTTCTTCTCGCCTGAATTCCTCAAAGACCGCGCAACAGCCGTCAAGTTCCTCAAAGGCTATATCAAAGCCACCCGCTACTATTACGACGCCGTGCTCATCCGCAAAGACGGCCGCAGCGCGCCGGGAGCCAACTACGAAGAAGTCGTCGGCATCATCGCCAAATACACCGGAGCACCGGCGGCCGACATAAAATCCGGCCTGCCCTACATGGACCGCGACGGCAAACTCCTCGCCGCCGACATCCAGACCCAGATCGACTGGTACGCCGCCCACAAAATGATCGACAAGCCGGTAAAAGCCGCCCAAGTCGTCAACACCGCCCTGTGGGAAGAAGCCAGCAAGCAGGTTAAATAA
- a CDS encoding glutamine--tRNA ligase/YqeY domain fusion protein has product MSIPEHHVGSNFIHDIIDKDNASGKYGQRVHTRFPPEPNGYLHIGHAKSICLNFGTALKYGGKCNLRFDDTNPSKEETEYVESIQDDVRWLGFDWEDRLFYASDYFGKLYDYAVQLIKAGHAYVCDLSADEMRQYRGTLTEPGKESPYRNRPVAENLDLFARMKNGEFPDGSRVLRAKIDMASPNLNLRDPVLYRIMRAHHHRTGDEWCIYPMYDYAHPLSDAYEGVTHSICTLEFEAHRPLYDWCLDVLGAFQPRPVQIEFARLNVTYTVMSKRKLRALVENGRVAGWDDPRMPTISGLRRRGYTPEAIRDFCGRIGVAKADSVVDYALLEHCVREDLSPKAPRLMAVLRPLKVVLTNYPEDKTEDLPAENNPENEALGARVMPFGRVLYIERDDFMENPPPKYFRLTPGGEVRLKNAYIIKCEEVVKDAAGDIVELRCTYDPETKSGSGSTRKVKGTVHWVSAACAVPAEVRLYDHLFPLEDPEAGDEDFLSRVNPDSLITLAAFVEPALGAANSGDRFQFIRHGYFHADPDSAPGKPVFNRIVGLKDSWAKIQK; this is encoded by the coding sequence ATGTCCATACCTGAACATCATGTCGGCAGCAACTTCATCCACGACATCATCGACAAAGACAACGCCAGCGGCAAATACGGCCAGCGCGTCCACACCCGCTTCCCGCCCGAGCCCAACGGCTACCTTCACATCGGCCACGCCAAATCTATCTGCCTCAACTTCGGCACCGCCCTCAAATACGGCGGCAAATGCAACCTGCGCTTCGACGACACCAACCCCAGCAAAGAGGAAACCGAATACGTCGAATCCATCCAGGACGACGTCCGCTGGCTAGGCTTCGACTGGGAGGACCGCCTCTTCTACGCCTCCGACTACTTCGGCAAACTCTACGACTACGCCGTCCAGCTCATCAAAGCCGGCCACGCCTACGTCTGCGACCTGTCCGCCGACGAAATGCGCCAATATCGCGGCACCCTCACCGAACCGGGCAAAGAGAGCCCCTACCGTAACCGCCCGGTCGCCGAAAACCTCGACCTCTTCGCACGCATGAAAAACGGCGAATTCCCCGATGGGTCCCGCGTCCTCCGCGCCAAAATCGACATGGCCTCCCCCAACCTCAACCTGCGCGATCCCGTCCTCTACCGCATCATGCGCGCCCATCACCATCGCACCGGCGACGAATGGTGCATCTACCCCATGTATGACTACGCCCACCCCCTTTCCGACGCCTACGAAGGCGTCACCCACTCCATCTGCACCCTCGAGTTCGAAGCCCACCGTCCCCTGTACGACTGGTGCCTCGACGTTCTCGGCGCCTTTCAGCCCCGTCCCGTGCAGATCGAATTCGCCCGCCTCAACGTCACCTACACCGTCATGAGCAAGCGCAAGCTCAGGGCCCTCGTCGAAAACGGCCGCGTCGCCGGCTGGGACGACCCCCGCATGCCTACCATATCCGGCCTGCGCCGCCGCGGCTACACCCCCGAAGCCATCCGCGACTTCTGCGGCCGCATCGGCGTCGCCAAGGCCGACAGCGTCGTCGACTACGCCCTCCTCGAACACTGTGTCCGCGAGGACCTCAGCCCCAAGGCCCCCCGCCTTATGGCCGTCCTCCGCCCCCTCAAAGTCGTCCTCACCAACTACCCCGAGGATAAAACCGAAGACCTCCCCGCCGAAAACAACCCTGAAAACGAGGCCCTCGGCGCGCGCGTCATGCCCTTCGGCCGTGTCCTCTACATCGAGCGGGACGACTTCATGGAAAACCCGCCGCCCAAATACTTCCGCCTCACCCCCGGCGGCGAAGTCCGCCTAAAGAACGCCTACATCATCAAATGCGAGGAAGTCGTCAAGGACGCCGCCGGCGACATCGTCGAACTCCGCTGCACCTACGACCCTGAAACCAAGAGCGGCTCCGGCAGCACCCGCAAAGTCAAGGGCACCGTCCACTGGGTCTCGGCCGCCTGCGCCGTCCCCGCCGAAGTCCGCCTCTACGACCACCTCTTCCCCCTTGAGGACCCCGAGGCCGGCGACGAAGACTTCCTCTCCCGCGTCAACCCGGACTCGCTCATCACCCTCGCCGCCTTTGTCGAGCCCGCCCTCGGCGCGGCCAACAGCGGCGACCGCTTCCAGTTCATCCGCCACGGCTACTTCCACGCCGACCCCGACTCCGCTCCCGGCAAACCGGTCTTCAACCGCATCGTCGGTCTGAAAGACTCGTGGGCAAAAATACAGAAATAA
- a CDS encoding PQQ-binding-like beta-propeller repeat protein, whose product MMEKTRTIRRAATVVLTAATLLAAQLLCGCGGGEQARDNKEKSAQVKAAGPVATAGVWVASGSLTDSKLYRIDPASDKIVATVPLERVCKGMAADGGSLWLSDYGGGKVWRVDAATNKIAATVNVGGAPAAIAAGLGSVWVADANGGTIVRIDPATNKVTARIKVTNSVLNSVCVHDNAVWVASVDLIVSKIDPAANKVVGTIRVGTNPSGISAGFGSLWVGNPMGKTVLRLDPAQAKVAAAIKTGNSRWTAAGADFIAVANYAEGTVVFIDPKDNKVTDTVKAGPRLATLAVGHGAVWTASSPDNAVYRIDPATKKVLSISVQKPGILAITQ is encoded by the coding sequence ATGATGGAAAAAACCCGGACGATACGGCGGGCGGCGACCGTGGTTCTGACGGCGGCCACGCTGCTGGCCGCGCAGCTGCTGTGCGGCTGTGGCGGCGGCGAGCAGGCCAGGGACAATAAGGAAAAAAGCGCCCAAGTAAAAGCCGCAGGCCCGGTGGCGACAGCCGGAGTGTGGGTGGCCAGCGGCAGCCTGACGGACAGCAAGCTGTACCGGATCGACCCGGCCAGCGACAAGATTGTGGCCACAGTACCGCTTGAAAGGGTCTGCAAAGGCATGGCCGCCGACGGGGGCAGCTTATGGCTTTCCGACTACGGCGGCGGAAAAGTATGGCGCGTTGACGCCGCCACCAACAAAATCGCTGCCACGGTAAATGTCGGCGGCGCCCCGGCCGCCATCGCCGCCGGACTGGGCTCGGTATGGGTGGCCGACGCCAACGGTGGTACGATCGTGCGCATCGACCCCGCCACCAACAAGGTGACGGCGAGGATCAAGGTCACCAACAGCGTTTTAAACAGCGTCTGCGTGCACGATAACGCGGTATGGGTGGCCAGCGTCGACCTGATCGTATCGAAAATCGATCCTGCAGCCAATAAAGTAGTCGGCACAATCCGGGTCGGCACCAATCCGAGCGGCATCTCCGCCGGCTTCGGCTCGCTGTGGGTCGGCAACCCGATGGGCAAAACCGTCCTGCGCCTGGACCCCGCGCAGGCGAAAGTAGCCGCAGCCATCAAGACGGGCAACAGCCGATGGACCGCTGCCGGCGCCGACTTTATCGCCGTCGCCAACTATGCCGAGGGGACCGTCGTCTTCATCGACCCCAAGGACAATAAGGTTACCGATACGGTCAAAGCCGGACCGCGGCTGGCGACCCTCGCGGTCGGCCACGGAGCGGTCTGGACGGCCAGCTCGCCGGACAATGCGGTATACCGCATCGACCCGGCGACGAAGAAAGTGCTGAGCATCAGCGTACAGAAACCCGGCATCCTCGCCATAACCCAATAA